A part of Emys orbicularis isolate rEmyOrb1 chromosome 13, rEmyOrb1.hap1, whole genome shotgun sequence genomic DNA contains:
- the RACK1 gene encoding small ribosomal subunit protein RACK1: protein MTEQMTLRGTLKGHNGWVTQIATTPQFPDMILSASRDKTIIMWKLTRDETNYGIPQRALRGHSHFVSDVVISSDGQFALSGSWDGTLRLWDLTTGTTTRRFVGHTKDVLSVAFSSDNRQIVSGSRDKTIKLWNTLGVCKYTVQDESHSEWVSCVRFSPNSSNPIIVSCGWDKLVKVWNLANCKLKTNHIGHTGYLNTVTVSPDGSLCASGGKDGQAMLWDLNEGKHLYTLDGGDIINALCFSPNRYWLCAATGPSIKIWDLEGKIIVDELKQEVISTSSKAEPPQCTSLAWSADGQTLFAGYTDNLVRVWQVTIGTR from the exons ATGACGGAGCAGATGACCCTGCGCGGCACCCTTAAGGGCCACAACGGTTGGGTGACCCAGATCGCCACCACCCCGCAGTTCCCGGACATGATCCTGTCCGCCTCGCGCG ACAAGACCATCATCATGTGGAAGCTGACACGGGACGAGACCAACTACGGGATCCCGCAGCGCGCCCTGCGCGGCCACTCGCACTTTGTCAGTGATGTGGTCATCTCCTCCGACGGGCAATTCGCCCTCTCTGGCTCCTGGGACGGCACCCTGCGGCTCTGGGACCTCACCAC AGGTACCACCACCCGCCGCTTCGTGGGCCACACCAAGGACGTGCTGAGCGTGGCCTTCTCGTCCGACAATCGCCAGATCGTCTCGGGCTCCCGGGACAAAACCATCAAGCTCTGGAATACCCTGGGCGTCTGCAAGTACACAGTGCAG gaCGAGAGCCACTCGGAATGGGTGTCCTGCGTCCGCTTCTCCCCCAACAGCAGCAACCCCATCATCGTCTCCTGCGGCTGGGACAAGCTGGTGAAG GTGTGGAACTTGGCCAACTGTAAGCTGAAGACCAACCACATCGGGCACACCGGCTACCTGAACACCGTGACGGTCTCCCCTGACGGCTCCCTCTGCGCATCTGGTGGCAAG gaCGGCCAGGCCATGCTGTGGGACCTGAACGAGGGCAAGCACCTGTACACGCTGGATGGCGGTGACATCATCAACGCCCTGTGCTTCAGCCCCAACCGCTACTGGCTCTGCGCTGCCACCGGGCCCAGCATCAAGATCTGG gaCCTGGAGGGGAAGATCATCGTGGACGAGCTGAAGCAGGAGGTGATCAGCACCAGCAGCAAAGCCGAGCCGCCCCAGTGCACCTCACTGGCCTGGTCCGCGGACGGACAG ACCCTGTTTGCTGGGTACACAGATAACCTGGTCCGCGTCTGGCAGGTCACTATCGGGACCAGATGA